The window TTAACGAATTAATATTTTTGTGACCACTGTGTTGGGCTACATAAACTTCGGGGACATTTGCATCCGTAAAAGGTGTTTGCTGCAaacgtattacaatattttgtaGCTTTTGACTGTTGTCCTGCTATGAATTCGTCTATTTCATTTAAATCGTCAAATAAACTATCGTCTACCAGACGAAAACAAGGAGTAATTGACATTTTTCTACCActttaaattaactttcttgttttgtttttgttttgatgtcggTTAATACGGCGTCATATAGACTGGTCACGTGAAAaaaaaaccaattaaatttTCCGAGAACGTTCGAATAAACGTAAACATTCGAAAATACTCAACAGTGgggtaataaaaataaaaacaaaaacaattttaacttaCTTTCTGCAACCAACCGGTTTCCTTTCTCGACTTGGTTTTCTTTAAAAGTTACCGCCACTTCAGACATTTAAAATTGTACAGACGGGGGTAATAATTAAGTTTTTTACTCTTTAATTACTCTTTCTAATGATAAATACAGATATACCCTGCTATTTTAATACAAtacaagtttttaaaatcaagttattgtgagatatatttttttattagcatTATCGTTTTTACATGAAAGAAGTAATTAAACATGTTACCCGCGGAGAAATAGTAGACCAATTATATCACGAATAAAAACCGGTCTTTTTTCGATCTTTTTTGCGTCTTTCAAATGCGCGTCTTAATTATGCACgaaaaagacgtcttaaagacgtcttttatcACAAACGAAAAAGACCGTGCCTGAAAAAGACGCATTAAAGACGCCTTTAAAATGCGCGTCTGACACatgcgttttaaagacgtttAAAAGACGTATTTCGGGTGCGCGCATATTTCATGCGCAAAAAAGCTCCAGAAAAGgcgtctttaaaacgtcttgtGCCGGCTGGGTGTGGAAGTGCTTCCTATACTCATTTTCCAACAAATACAAAACACGTTGCGGAACTGTGAAAATtgctgtgtgtgtgtgtgtgtgggggggggggggggggggcttcaCAATATCTAACATTTTATTCAATAGTTCGATCGTGAATTTTGGGGTATATTGAGGCACATGCAGAACATATTAAGACACCACCGTAATTATTTACCAAAGACCCCCGGCAGGCAGGGCAGAGCTTGGTATTCTAGGTCTTATAGGTGGCGGACTATATGTTAATTTTCCTTGCAGGTATCGCAATACCTTGCGGTACCTTTTGACGAGCAGTGCCTTCTCCCGGCTCTCTCCGATGAGTTCGGCGTACCGAGGTATAATGTTGTATGTGAATAGGTTATAGAGACGTAGGTAGTTTTCATCCAGCTGTAGCCCTAAAATTTCCTTATTAATATTACCAGGATCTACTCTATAGTCAACGGCCTTGATGTCTTTTTTGACACGCCGCTGTTTCGCTTTATCCAGGCAATCTATACAGCTCTTGGTTCAACTATTTCCCCTGATTTCAAACTTGTCTGGGGGAAGCAGTTTTTTGCATCCTCTACAACGTTTGCTCGCTATTTAGTATTGCAGTATACGTCCTATGTAATGCCTTAGCAACCTCGGCAAGCGTTGGAGACCCGCCATTCTCCTGGTATCTGAAGGGTGTCTTGTGACGTATGTACAATTCGAAGTTCTCCCAAGTATAACCTTCCTTAAACTGGGCCTTAATATGATCCTGCAACATAGCTATAATCTCGTGTAGGGGTTGTGTAGATGTGCCAGGCTTGCGCTCCTTTGACAGTTTCTTTTTATCAAGGCATGGAATGCATGTACTCGTGGTTTCACCATTGCCCTTGATCTTGAAATTGTCTAGGGTTAAAAAGCGTTTGCATTTTGAACAACTCCTGCTTCCATCCATAACTCATTTTTGTCCTTGGGGACAACCACGAGTTTTACCGGACGCTTATTTAGGCTTTGGCACGATACTTGCCGGGAGCCACCCCTTCTTGATGGCCTTTTCACGACTTGCTCTCCCTACCGCGAAGTACGCAACCATTTTGAGTCGTTAGTGTCCATTTTCGTAGAGGGCCTTGTTATGCCCAAAAATTTCTTACCTGCTCTGGCATAGGCAACGGTGAAACCAAGGTCTACGACAGTCTCATAGAGCATATCCAAAATATCTTTCTCTTTCGGGGTTACGTTGCTTGTGGTCATTTATTAAgtgtaaatttttgaaaaaattcaatgCATCTTGAATCTGAGGCTGAGTTTTGCATTGTTTCCCCTGCTGTGGCTCTAGATGGGCCGCCGGCTTGTTAGGTTCATTCCCACCCCTGCCAAATTTATACCAGACGCCTACTTCTATCGCCAATATGGCCAAAGTCCCTACTCCATAAAGGTATACACTGTCCATCGACTGTGTGTGACAGGCCCCAGAAAAGGTTTTGACTGCAGGCTCTACAGTAGGTTTTTGTTGcttcatttcttccttcctcttcttcatcagtgccgccaacttgtgcCCCTGCGCAACCCTTCCCGGATGCTTTGCTGGTTTCATAATGACTATCTCttcttcttcactcattttattatagcACCGTCTCCGCTTCCTCCACCTCCTCCTGTTTCTTCTTGCTCATATGCCGATCTGTATGTCCCACTACGTCTCGGATAATAGGATCTTCTTCGATATCTTGACGTAATTCGTCAACACTGTCAATATCTATGAAGTTCCCAACAATGTTGGCAAACAGGCTTATAACATGAGTAGACAGTGCTCTTCTCCTGGAGCTCTCGCTGTACATACTCGGCGTGTACCTTGTCGATGGCCTCGTCAGGAGCCTTGTTAACAAACCCCTCCGTACATTTTTTGGGTAGTAAGTGACCCTTGCCTTTCCGCAGAGGCATTGTCAAAGACTCTTGCAAAATCAGACATCTTTATTACTAGTCGTTTTTTAACGAAAAAGAACGTAGGTGATCATGGCATAGGGTATAAGTATAGCAATATACAAACACACCTCCATTTATTTCCTTGCGGACATCATGCGGTAATGGCCTCTGGCAAGTGTTGTAATCTGGTCGAGCTGCACGAGCCTTTCATCATCCTCCCTGTTTAGTGCTAGCTTGTTCACCTCCTGGGTGTAGATTTCATGCCTCTTATTTTGAAGCAAGACCTGGCTCTCGTAGACATCAACGCCCTCCTCCAGACACCGCTGATAGTCGTCGAAGGTGATGGATTTTTTTGTAACACATCTCTTCACGCCCTTCGGTCATGATATCCCCCGCTAATTCATCCTTCATGAGGCCTACCACCTTCTTGTTATTCCCTATAGGGAGAGGTCTCCCATCATCCTAATTATACGCACGAATAACCATGGCTACTTGTAAGAATTACGTACGAACTAAGAACACGTGCGAACTcaatatactttattttaaaaacacaactgCCCGAACACACGTTCGaaacacacatatatatacaaaactaaaGATCAAGTCTCAAAACCACACCCCCTCCTACGGGCGGTTTACTACTATAATGTCATCTTCATCACATTAGTGTCTTTGCCGGTTATTAATGCAATTACTTTTCCAAGTTTCCAAAATGACCGTTTATGTCTATCGTCATCAATTAATACGATATCACGGAAATAACGTTTTTAGAGGACTGTAGAAAATGTTTATGTGTTTCACGTAAATTTACAACATATTTGTTTAACCACCTATTCCAGAAATGATTTAATAAATCGACAATATACTTGTGTCGTATTATTGCATCATCGTTTTGGTCACCCTTGTCATTCACAAACTCAATGTTAACAGTTTTATCGTATATTAAACTACTGGGTGTTAAGATTTCTTCATTCACGTCGTCGTTAATAAATGTTAAAGGACAATTATTTAGTATCCTTTCAATTTCCGCAAGGAAGGTCAAAAGCTCTTCGTAATTTACCAAATATTTACCCAAGCATTTTCGTAAACATCGTTTTACTGACTTAATCAGCCTCTCGAAAAACCCACCCTGCCAGGGGGCGCCTTCGACGTTAAAAGTCCAGTGGGTGCCATGTGCACTAGCAATTTCTTGAGGCTGAGTACTAGTAAAGTTTGATCCATTGTACGAATTCATTAAAGCAGGTGCACCTTTTCTATTAAAAAATCTTCGTAAGACATTAACGCATGCATCACTAGAATAATCAGTGGCGATGTCCAAATAAATAGCGCGAGAACTTGCACAAGTAACAAGGACAAGCCAAGCTTTATGTAGACaggatacctgtctctcttttctgCTCTCGCGCTGTCCTGCTTTTTTAACCCTGCTTTTTTTAGCGCGCTATCGCTGAAAAGAGAGACAGGACTAACCTACCGTAGGAATGCAACTGCTACTTTCTGATTGGCTAATTTTTGCAGGGCAGTTGCGCAACAATTTTGTTGATCCGTGGCCGTATCAACTAAACTAATAAAGAAAGCTACACCCTTTTAATTATATTATAGTGAGGCTGATGATTAAAATTAtggatttaatttatttcattgaACATGGCGACTGTTTCGGATGTTTCAAAAGTCATCTCAAACATTTTAGTTCCACTTTCTTTTTCAATTAAACCCAAACAATTAGAAGCTgtggtaaatattttaaatggaGTCGATACCTTGTGTATTTTTCCAACGTGTTATGGTAAAAGTTTAATCTACCAACTTTTACCAAGTGTGTGTTTGGAGTTAAATATAGCACCTTCACCACTTGTTTTAGTCGTTTCtcctcttatttctttaatccaAGATCAAGTTTCATCTGCAAATTCGTTAAGTGCGTTAGGATTAAAGGCTTCCAAACTAGATTGCGATGATTATGGGGATATTATATCTGGCAATTTCAATATTTTGATTGGCACACCTGAATCTTGGCTTAATAATGCCAGGTGGAGACAGTTTCTCTCATCTAAATTTGTACTGGACaatgctgtttgccttgttgTGGATGAAGTACACAAAGTGTCATGGTATGGTGTTTTTATTATTGGTGCCTCAAAGCTGCAAAGAAAGCATTTTCAGAATGCATGTTTTGTATAATAACATCCTCCATCATAATATGATGCTAGATATAACTAAATCTGACCCCATGATATTCCTCTATGCATCTTTAGTTTTTAGCGAGAGAAAAGAGAGTGTAGTTTAATGCAAAACAGCATGAACTTTACTGTACATGCAGATGCAGGCTCATTTTCTGCCACTCTCTGTAAAAGATGAAAACGTTTTCCATTTTTTGAAccaagttttattttatagcTTTATAATGTTTATATATCCTTATCTTAGGGGTGCCTCACCAATGAGCAATGAGGACAAGCCATTCAGAGAAGCATTTGGTAGAATCAGTGAAATGCGGTCTATCTGTCGTCAAGATTTACCTATTCTTGCCCTCAGTGCCACTGTGGATGTTGATTTGACCCAGCTTGTTATCGGAAGTTGCGGATTATCAAAAAAACTGAGAGTAATATCAGTATGTAGTGACAGACAAAATATACGATTGTGTGTTTTGAATATTTCCAGTAGGGAAAATGTCCAATGTCTGAAGTGGATTGTTGACACTTTTTTATCAGAGGTTTCTGATACACATAAAGTAATAATTTACTGTCGATCAGTGACTTTGTGTGGTTTTGTTTACTACCACGTTCGTAAGATGATTGAACGAGAAACTTTGGGAAATGGTATGAAATCTACCGACTTAATTGCCTTATTTCACTCTGGAACATTGGAAGCCCAAAAATCGAATGTTTTATCAGCCCTGACATCAGACACAGGTACTATTCGGTTGGTAGTTGCAACAAGTTCACTTGGTTGTGGTGTTAACATGAAGAACGTTAAATTTGTTGTTCATTATGGTCCAGCATATGACACTGCTGATTATTGCCAACAGGTTGGCCGAGCAGGACGGAACATTGAAGGACTTTGCCATGCAATACTATATGTCTTTCCACAGGGCAGAGGAAATGTAAATAATTCTATGGTATCCTACATTCAGAGCCATGAAAAGAGTTGCTTGAGGACATCACTGTACACTCCATTTAATGAAGACGGAAACAGTGTAATGCCTTTGTCACCTGGCCATAACTGTTGTTCATTTTGTGCAAGGAAATGTGAGTGTGATGAATGTCCGTTGTTTCCCTTTGAAATTGTAACAGAAGAAAAAGAATCCAAATTATTTGGTAAAAAGATTATACGTGAAGTTTCAGAAGatgataaacaacttgtcaaAGATATGCTAGTTGAGTACCATGAAACTATATGTTCCAAACCAATGTTACTAGTGCCTGGAGAAGTGATGACTGGGTTATCAAAGAGTTGTGtaaatgaaattgttttgcaTTTACCATACATAAATTCAAtggaatatatacaaaataatctCAATCTGGGTACAGATACTTCCAAGGAACTTATGCTAATACTCAATGATGTGTTTCACGATATTGAAGTTCCAGATGTTCACAAAGAATGTGACGATAGCATGGAAATCGTTGATAAAACGAATCTAGAGTGTCCTGAATTTTCAGATTTCTCTGAACATGAGTCAAATGACAGTGAACTTgactattgattttttttaatgacaaaCTGAATTTagaacctattctcaaacttaaACTCTACTAAAAATTGCTTTAATAACAAATCACAAAAGATAGGCCCTATTTCAATCTCCAAAATGTCCTACTTTTTTAAGTTAGTATGTACAATAtacaaagttataaaatataatgcaaaaaacgaaatatgaaaaagtaaataaataggTTCAGGTATAAAGTTCGTTGAATTCGTGTTCTTTCTGTGATAACCACTTATGTAGATGATCTGCATCTATTGAGCATAATattgtttctttaaaatttggAAACGATTCATATTCTCTTCCTGGTGTTTCTCTAAATACTTTAGCCTGATGATATGCAAGTGCCAACTTCTTTACGTCTTCAATAGTAGATGGCATCTTTCTATGACCCTTGACCTCAGACAAATCCAGTGACCTTTCCAAGTTGTCAACAATTCcttttgaataaaatatatgttttttcttAACAGATAGTATCTTACATTGTATTATAGTAGTATTTCACATATAGCTGTAATATTTTTTACCTTTCATATTTTGTAATGTATACGACACCCTTTCAGCATTTTTTTCATTGATGTTGCTACGTAATGAACGCAGtaattcctttaaaaaatgatttaaatgttCCAGGTGAAGATCATTTGATATATTTCTTCCTTTGTATCCCTGTGTATTAATGAACCTTCCCCAGGTCAACTTGAATGCATTTTCCGGTTCCAATCTGATTTGGTATAACAACTTCAGGATGGTGTATGCGTATTTGTGATGCCGAGTTGCCTTGAAGTAAAGCAGAACCAACTTATAACTTTCGATTAATCGTTCACCATCTCCCTGTCTTATTGCATCATTCAAGTTCTTGAGTAGCAGATTGATAGTGAACAAGGCTTTCTGATAACATAGGACGTGGTCCTTTATAATAGGCTGCTGTATTACATCAGGTTCGCGTctatgaaaatataaaagttttaacatttttatttttattttaactgtaaAGGTACGATATATATACTGAACATGGGTTTCACATAATAATTACATTTAAATATACATTATCTGACCTGTCCATGTTATGCTTCAGTTTCTCATGAAGATCCCTCGTACGTGCGGATTTGAAGGGGCAATGATTACATTCTCCAGTAGCATTTTTGGAGCAGATAAGTATTTTCAGCCTTCTTATGCCTTCTTGTTTAAGTTTTTCTCTTACATTGCCTATGTTGTCAGCATATGTTACTGTGTATCTAGACATTTGTTATTTAGTATAcgatgaaatgtaattttattaGTCACGACATTACTGAACATATATTATCACATAAATCTACCTTTTTATTATATCTTCAACATGCATAGAAATCCATTTTCGTTTCTCTTCCTCACATCCTGTTTTGATATTTGTCGGTACTGGGTCATCTTAATGAAGAAATAAGTTTCAAATTTAGTAaacaatttatataaatttgcaTGAATAATTTGTAACATAAAGACCTTCAAATGTTGCCATGTTGAAGTGCTCCATTGTAATAGCGACTATTTGTGCATCTAGTTCTTTATCCGAAAATTCACCGTAGGCATTCATTGCAGCATGTGGACCTTTTTTAGCATTGCTTGTACGTAACACGTTCATCGCCCACTGTGTCGTTCCAAACTCTGCGCCTGATGTCTCTTTACGAAAAAGCGAATCTTTGACCTGTTATAACGAAacactttattatttaaactgtCTGATACATCGGGAAAGTAGGTGAAAGTGATATCACTTCCATCAAAATTTCGGgatttttcagttttaaaaaaaattgatacctCGTAAAGAGTCATTTTCAAGTGCCAGTCCTCAAATTTGGGTTGTAGACCTTCAATACGATCGTAGCTGGTATCGCCATCCAGAAAAGCGCGAATGATGTTGATAGAACGTTCCTCAGTCAATTGGTCCCCACCAAAAGGAATCGGTTGAAGTAtctgaaaaaagagagaaaatttTTTATGTCAAAACGGCGAGGCAAACATATAATTTTGTTATGAATTTACTGACCTCCAATTCTCCGTTTTCGTTTATCGTTTGTGGCACATATTCTTTCTGTATATGACGTAAGATCTTGGTAATTCCAGATGCCGTGTTTTCCGACTCCAACAACAGTCCAAGACTAACAACCTCTgattttttcgacatttcatcGACGAATGGATGTGCTATATGTTTCTGCGTATGTTTCTTGAAAGATTCAAACGCTGGTATGAAGGATACGATAGTTCTTGTTACCAAGTGCTTGAAATTATCTGCCAACATCACGAGCGTGTGGTTATCTGGTAGAACACTTGCACGCCTGTAATCTTCAAAACTTTTAGGAtctaaatcaatcaatcatgaTATACCCAaacatatttataaaattttagccAATTCCATTTATTGCATTTgacataaaattaaataatttgaaaatgacCTTGAGAGGGGTGCACGCGATCTTTAACAGCTATGTAATGAAACCAGTGATGACTCCTATTGGGATTGTTGATTCCTTGGTGTCTGACGTTAACTTCGTAGTCTAGATTATCGCCAATAATCTGCCAACATACAATATATATGCAGCTTATATTTGAAATGCAACGTTTCTGAATTACTAGAGAAAAAAGTATTACCTGGTACCCAACACTCTCCGGATCATTGGATTCTATCATATTTTTCCAACCTTTAACGTCTTGGTCATGATTACAGGCTAATTGCTTGTTTTTGTTCAATGCAGTTTGATAACTATTGGTTACACCAAGGGCATTGAACCATTTAAACGCCCGCTTCTTAGCACCAGCGGCAATGAACAGCTGGTCATTGCGATGCGAGACTATACAGGCTCTGCTTTTATGATATCTTGCTTTGAACAGGATTCCGAAACACGCCACTTGTTGTCCAATATATACCCTGTAAAATATTAAGCGTATAGAACATATTCGTAACATTTTGTTGCTCTCCGTATCTCTTGGACAGTCATCGATCTTACCCTTTCTCTCCAGCTACTGCACCTCTTATGGCAGCCGACAGGATTGGGCAAAGTTCTTCCATCCTCTCTAAGAATTTCGCGTCGTTAAAATTGACTAAAGCATCGACAGAGACGTCTGTCATTAAATTGTCACGCTCAACTCTTGCCATTTCCTGTTTGCACTCGTTTTCAACTACGATATTTAAGGAATCTAGTTCTGAAGCATTCTATGAAAAAAACTAGTGTATATAGTATCAACGATACAAAGAAAAGAATAGCACAAAAAAATCGCTCATGAATTACCTGATCGTCAGCAATTTTACATTTTCGTTTAAATCTACAGTTTTTCCACCTCAATCTGAGTTCTTCTGCTTTCTCCAGTACTCCTATTCCTCTATAGCACTTGTCACACACCGATCCATTTACACACTTTTTTTTCCTGTCGTCATTATTAACACTATCAATATCACGATTAAGGAGTTGGAAGCCAATTTTGTGCAGCCTCTGCAACTCCATAGGCCACAAGAGATGTCTACTTTCCTTacagtttttatattctttcaAACAAAGACGACATGAAGTCATACTTCTTTCAACTCCAGACGCAAGGGTTTTTTTATATCgtagtgttgttttttgtaCATGTGCGCTCCATGTGTTTTCTTAAATTTCCCGCTTGAACTTTAAAGACATCAGTCCACTCATTCGCGGTGGTTAAAACCTTATTACAGTATAcagttgtatatttttttcaaacttttaatcACAGAAGGAGAGTGCTGTGAGGAAAAATAATCTATCAAGACTTCGAGACGTGGATGCTTTTTCCATGCTTAACACGAATAAGATACTATTCCTTCTTGTTTAGAAAAGACAACCAAGCAACTGTAAACAACGTTCTATCTAAATGTCATCGCTTAAAAGGTGTTTTAAATGGCGATTGATCAAGCAGGCAGCTGCATGTGCGTTGActgatatttttcaataaatgtGAGTTTGGTGGGATACTTTTAAATGTtcaaacatattaaaaattattatgcgGTAACTccattattcttttttagtatttaaGCCATTTCTAGCGATTTTATTGGACTAAAGCtagaattttttgtcttttagtcgcagctatagctagctagctaccttaagctaattaatgtttgtttttaatccgCCATGTTTTAAAGTGACTTCCAAAATAATTATgcgaatatttaaaaacaatactgtgAAATTTAAGTGgctaatatttttgattttgaaatcaGTTGTCAGTTTGAATGTTAACTGTCAAGGTAGGTTATTCTAAACTCTCTTTTTTCTCTTCtctatcaaaaatatcaaaaagggaaaaatgatgagtttagtttactagactaAGCTTTATGTGCAGTTTTATGAGCACTACATACATCTTTGATAGCAATGGGTCCAGCGTAATCAATGCCAACATTTGTAAACGCAAATTTTCTTGATAAACGGGGCCATTATGTCCTGCTGTAACATGAGCATCCCATATTATCAAGTTTGTAATAATACTATCCTTGGATAAAAAAATGGGATACTTCGTAGAATGGGGCAAAGGTGCATATTCGAAACGACCTTTGCAATATAAAACACCGTTATCGTCTTGAAATACGTTTAACTTCTTGCGAAGTCTTTCCAACTTGCGATCACCTACCAAACATTTTTGTGCATGTTGTAACCATAACAACTTAGCAAAGCTAAGCTCGTTTATATCTAAGATTAATTCTTCGGCCCATTGCCTCTTAttattaaagcttacctcccgagaAAAATTAAGTTGCCCTAAATTGGCTCATATTCATACGTAATTTACGAATATAAAGTATATTTTCCTTAATTCGCACTTATAAGTTAATAATGCCTATTCAAAGATTCAAAATTCACCTCCGACACGAGGTAAAAACATCCGCAatgttgttttataaatttcttcACCTTGAGTGCTCTGACGTCACCTGTTAGAAGATCGTAAATCATCTTCCGCATTGAAATTTTTACTTAAACTTTAATAGTGAAATTCATTGGCCGGGGCGGATCCAAACCCCGTCAATTGGGTCAAAGGACGgggtttaaaaataacaagtatagtttatctaattttcaaatatttagtaCTAACCAGTAATATTTGGGGCGTGTAATAATGTATTCATTTGAGCGCtcatcaatataaaaattaataatattgcCGCCGCTGTTGCTGCCGTGATGGCGGATAGAAAAATATGGACCCCGCCCTGCAGGTTTTTGCCGGAGCAATGAGGTTATTCTTAACTCTTATTGGTCTAGAGTGCCGGGTTTGCAGGAGAGGAACACCGGCAGGATTTGATTGGTCATTACAGAAGTTTTCTTAAGTTGTGATTGGCTAAAAATCAATACCCTGCAAAAGCCAAAATGCTCACGCTGGTCTTCATCTTCATATCTTCCTCAACATCATTGCTCAACATGGCGTTTAGTTCAGTGAGAGaagatgttttgaaattatttcaagacgaagatttgcagaaattgattgaaatatttaatatttattctgAGAAAtggataaattcaaataaaaatgtgtttttaaacacAGAACAGCTTTATGCTGTACTTTCTTGTGGAGAAATTGGTGTGAATGAAGATGCTTTGAATTATCTTCCTGCATCAGTTTCTtccaagaattgtgttgcattgaggtaagattttattttctgtaatttccATTTCTGATTTTTGCTGACCATTTGTTACCATAGTAATTAAGTGTACATCACTATGTCATCACCATGAACTActtatggctagctagctagctacatgtattcgtggtttttgttttgattattacTCTTGGAGAGCTAGCAACCGTATCTatggtagatagatagatagatagatgtgcatattttacatggctagcctcacaaatatcgagggatataccctgtctattatttccaggaggggccatggcgtagatggagagtcgagtatttaatgctcattttgagctacgcagacccaattagagcccacgctctactagacaactcccggcaacatccaacggcccacacagtgtgccatcttcccaatttccctcacatggcttgggttaatccggggctatggtaacattcactcgcccatgttgaatcgccgtcaagaggaatggaaccccggtctcctgcaGTTCCGTTCAAAGTGGTTGAAAGATTACCCTTGCCTTCGCTACTCACCAGCTTATGATGGGGCTTTTTGTTTACCCTGTGTTCTTTTTGGATCAAAGTTCCCTGACAAATGTGGTAAAattcaaaacctttttttacaaccttttaCAAAATGGAATGATGCAACTAGATCTTTTAATCAACATCAATCCACAAAGAATGGTTTACATGAATTTACTTCcactatttttaataatttcattagTCAGATGTTATCTAAATCCCAGCCCATCAATGTTTTAGTCAATGATCAGCtacaacagaaaataaacaaaaatagagaAGTTTTGAAATCTATTGTTGATACCATCATTTTATGTGGTCATACCAATTCAGCTTTGCGGGGACATAGGGATGATGGGAAATATCTCCCTGAGGCAGGAGGCTATGCTAATCAAGCCGGGGTTGGAAATTTTCataagtttttaaacttttcaattCGCAGTGGCAATCAACTATTAAAAGATCATTTA is drawn from Hydractinia symbiolongicarpus strain clone_291-10 chromosome 8, HSymV2.1, whole genome shotgun sequence and contains these coding sequences:
- the LOC130654670 gene encoding uncharacterized protein LOC130654670 — encoded protein: MLRICSIRLIFYRVYIGQQVACFGILFKARYHKSRACIVSHRNDQLFIAAGAKKRAFKWFNALGVTNSYQTALNKNKQLACNHDQDVKGWKNMIESNDPESVGYQVILFSLVIQKRCISNISCIYIVCWQIIGDNLDYEVNVRHQGINNPNRSHHWFHYIAVKDRVHPSQDPKSFEDYRRASVLPDNHTLVMLADNFKHLVTRTIVSFIPAFESFKKHTQKHIAHPFVDEMSKKSEVVSLGLLLESENTASGITKILRHIQKEYVPQTINENGELEILQPIPFGGDQLTEERSINIIRAFLDGDTSYDRIEGLQPKFEDWHLKMTLYEVKDSLFRKETSGAEFGTTQWAMNVLRTSNAKKGPHAAMNAYGEFSDKELDAQIVAITMEHFNMATFEDDPVPTNIKTGCEEEKRKWISMHVEDIIKRYTVTYADNIGNVREKLKQEGIRRLKILICSKNATGECNHCPFKSARTRDLHEKLKHNMDRREPDVIQQPIIKDHVLCYQKALFTINLLLKNLNDAIRQGDGERLIESYKLVLLYFKATRHHKYAYTILKLLYQIRLEPENAFKLTWGRFINTQGYKGRNISNDLHLEHLNHFLKELLRSLRSNINEKNAERVSYTLQNMKGIVDNLERSLDLSEVKGHRKMPSTIEDVKKLALAYHQAKVFRETPGREYESFPNFKETILCSIDADHLHKWLSQKEHEFNELYT
- the LOC130653654 gene encoding recQ-like DNA helicase BLM, translating into MATVSDVSKVISNILVPLSFSIKPKQLEAVVNILNGVDTLCIFPTCYGKSLIYQLLPSVCLELNIAPSPLVLVVSPLISLIQDQVSSANSLSALGLKASKLDCDDYGDIISGNFNILIGTPESWLNNARWRQFLSSKFVLDNAVCLVVDEVHKVSWYGVFIIGASKLQRKHFQNACFTLLYMQMQAHFLPLSVKDENVFHFLNQVLFYSFIMFIYPYLRGASPMSNEDKPFREAFGRISEMRSICRQDLPILALSATVDVDLTQLVIGSCGLSKKLRVISVCSDRQNIRLCVLNISSRENVQCLKWIVDTFLSEVSDTHKVIIYCRSVTLCGFVYYHVRKMIERETLGNGMKSTDLIALFHSGTLEAQKSNVLSALTSDTGTIRLVVATSSLGCGVNMKNVKFVVHYGPAYDTADYCQQVGRAGRNIEGLCHAILYVFPQGRGNVNNSMVSYIQSHEKSCLRTSLYTPFNEDGNSVMPLSPGHNCCSFCARKCECDECPLFPFEIVTEEKESKLFGKKIIREVSEDDKQLVKDMLVEYHETICSKPMLLVPGEVMTGLSKSCVNEIVLHLPYINSMEYIQNNLNLGTDTSKELMLILNDVFHDIEVPDVHKECDDSMEIVDKTNLECPEFSDFSEHESNDSELDY